The Tripterygium wilfordii isolate XIE 37 chromosome 4, ASM1340144v1, whole genome shotgun sequence genome has a window encoding:
- the LOC119996449 gene encoding uncharacterized protein LOC119996449, giving the protein MDSFSSTSSLPYTRYRQTLPVAERIVRAIRHRLRLLHRSESNFFVLGATGNVYTVILSTTPSCTCPDRTTPCKHILFVLIRVLGVSLDDTCLRRRTLRPCQLSRLLGLPTLPESFAGEALRRAFHELFFQSRPQRSAIEIQEGTVCPVCLDEMDTGERVAACGTCRNMIHEECLLKWKRSGGRRSASCVICRARWRDMRAGEDKYLNLGAYVSDDDGGIVCGGVGGGG; this is encoded by the coding sequence ATGGACTCCTTCTCTTCCACCTCATCCCTGCCGTACACCCGCTACCGACAGACGCTACCGGTGGCCGAAAGAATCGTCCGCGCTATCCGTCACCGCCTCCGCCTTCTCCACCGATCCGAATCCAACTTCTTCGTATTAGGCGCTACAGGGAATGTGTACACTGTGATCCTATCCACCACCCCTTCTTGCACCTGCCCTGACAGGACCACACCCTGCAAACACATATTATTCGTCCTAATCCGAGTCCTCGGTGTCTCTCTCGACGACACGTGTCTGCGAAGGAGGACATTGCGGCCGTGCCAGCTCAGCCGCCTACTTGGGCTGCCTACGTTGCCTGAGTCATTTGCCGGGGAGGCTCTTAGGCGGGCATTTCATGAACTTTTTTTTCAATCGAGGCCGCAGAGATCGGCGATTGAGATTCAAGAAGGGACGGTGTGTCCGGTTTGTTTGGATGAGATGGATACAGGAGAGCGAGTGGCAGCTTGTGGGACGTGTAGGAATATGATTCACGAGGAGTGTTTGTTGAAGTGGAAGAGGAGCGGAGGAAGGAGGTCAGCGAGTTGCGTGATCTGCCGTGCACGGTGGAGGGATATGAGGGCTGGTGAAGATAAGTACTTGAATTTGGGTGCTTATGTTAGCGACGATGACGGTGGTATCGTTTGCGGTGGGGTTGGTGGCGGCGGCTAG